A region of Geobacillus sp. 46C-IIa DNA encodes the following proteins:
- the menH gene encoding 2-succinyl-6-hydroxy-2,4-cyclohexadiene-1-carboxylate synthase, with product MELNGIGYHVEQYGEGEPLLLLHGFTGSADTWRPLIPVWQDFRLIAVDLIGHGRTEAPKSADRYRMEQAAADLTALLDELGIEKANVLGYSMGGRLALSFAIWHPHRIRRLVLESSSPGLKTEAERRARQEADEALAHMIERNGVRAFVDHWEQLPLFATQKRLPEPVRAAIRRERLRHTEQGLANSLRGMGTGVQPSWWERLREIQAPVLLLCGEHDEKFCRMAADMHEQLANSELICVQEAGHAIHVEQFGIFAKIVSEFIKKGEV from the coding sequence GTGGAACTGAATGGAATTGGTTACCATGTGGAACAATATGGGGAAGGGGAGCCGTTGTTGCTGCTGCATGGGTTCACTGGCAGCGCGGATACGTGGCGGCCGCTCATTCCTGTTTGGCAGGACTTTCGCCTCATAGCGGTTGACCTCATCGGACACGGGCGGACGGAGGCGCCAAAAAGCGCCGATCGGTACCGAATGGAGCAGGCGGCGGCCGACTTGACGGCGCTTCTTGATGAACTTGGCATCGAAAAAGCGAACGTGCTCGGCTATTCGATGGGCGGGCGGCTCGCTTTGAGCTTTGCTATATGGCATCCGCACCGCATCCGCCGCTTAGTGCTTGAAAGCAGCTCGCCGGGGCTGAAGACGGAAGCGGAGCGGCGTGCGCGGCAAGAAGCCGATGAAGCGCTCGCGCACATGATTGAACGAAACGGCGTCCGCGCGTTTGTTGATCATTGGGAGCAGCTGCCGCTCTTTGCCACGCAAAAGCGGCTTCCAGAGCCGGTGCGGGCGGCCATTCGCCGCGAGCGGCTTCGCCATACGGAGCAAGGGCTCGCCAACAGCCTGCGCGGGATGGGAACAGGCGTGCAGCCGTCGTGGTGGGAGCGGCTTAGGGAGATCCAAGCGCCTGTGTTGCTTCTTTGCGGGGAGCACGATGAGAAATTTTGCCGCATGGCTGCTGACATGCATGAACAGTTGGCGAACAGCGAACTCATCTGCGTGCAAGAAGCTGGACATGCAATTCATGTGGAACAGTTCGGCATTTTTGCTAAAATAGTAAGTGAATTCATTAAAAAGGGGGAAGTATGA
- the menB gene encoding 1,4-dihydroxy-2-naphthoyl-CoA synthase, with protein MPFEWVKEYDYEDIIYETYNGIAKITINRPEVHNAFRPKTVNEMIDAFSRARDDSNIGVIILTGAGGKAFCSGGDQKVRGHGGYVGEDEIPRLNVLDLQRLIRVIPKPVIAMVAGYAIGGGHVLHVVCDLTIAADNAIFGQTGPKVGSFDGGYGAGYLARIVGHKKAREIWYLCRQYNAQEALEMGLVNKVVPLEQLEEETVKWAQEILEKSPTAIRFLKAAFNADSDGLAGIQQLAGDATLLFYTTEEAKEGMRAFKEKRKPDFGQFPRFP; from the coding sequence ATGCCGTTTGAATGGGTGAAAGAGTACGATTATGAGGACATTATTTACGAAACGTACAACGGCATCGCCAAAATTACGATCAATCGACCGGAAGTACATAATGCGTTCCGTCCAAAAACAGTCAACGAGATGATCGATGCATTCTCGCGGGCGCGGGACGATTCGAACATCGGCGTCATCATTTTGACCGGCGCGGGCGGCAAGGCGTTTTGCTCCGGCGGGGACCAAAAAGTGCGCGGCCATGGAGGATATGTCGGCGAGGACGAAATTCCGCGCCTGAACGTGCTCGATTTGCAGCGGCTCATCCGCGTCATCCCGAAACCGGTCATCGCGATGGTCGCCGGGTATGCGATCGGCGGCGGCCATGTGCTCCATGTCGTCTGCGATTTAACGATTGCCGCAGACAACGCCATCTTCGGCCAAACGGGGCCGAAAGTCGGCAGCTTTGACGGCGGTTACGGCGCCGGTTATTTGGCGCGCATCGTCGGCCATAAAAAGGCGCGCGAAATTTGGTATTTGTGCCGCCAGTACAACGCCCAAGAAGCGCTCGAGATGGGGCTCGTCAACAAAGTTGTGCCGCTTGAACAGCTTGAGGAGGAAACGGTCAAATGGGCGCAAGAAATTTTGGAAAAAAGCCCGACGGCCATTCGCTTCTTAAAAGCGGCGTTTAACGCGGATTCCGACGGTTTGGCCGGCATTCAGCAGCTCGCCGGTGATGCGACGCTTCTCTTCTACACAACGGAAGAAGCGAAAGAAGGAATGAGAGCGTTTAAAGAGAAACGGAAGCCGGACTTCGGCCAGTTTCCGCGTTTTCCGTGA
- a CDS encoding o-succinylbenzoate--CoA ligase produces MTVMPNWLKQRAFLTPERTAISDGKRTKTFAELYEAAASWARRLAGAGVKEGDIVAVLMKNSVEMIEIVHALFLLGARALLQNARLTPYELCWQLDDSGARVVIADDDLAGRFGGDGRVITVSALTAFAEADALLKETHHLDETATIMYTSGTTGTPKGVLQTYGNHWWSAVGSALNLGLHERDCWLASVPLFHISGWSIAMRSVIYGMPMQLQTSFDAKAANTLIMDGKVTVMSVVAAMLQRMVSELGAARYPDTFRCMLLGGGPAPQPLLEACKEKGIPVYQTYGMTETASQIVTLAPEYSLTKLGSAGKPLFPAELRIVRDGKPAAPYEAGEIVVKGPNVTKGYLHRPEATAQAIRDGWFYTGDIGYVDEEGFLYVLDRRSDLIISGGENVYPAEIEAVLLAHPDVEEAGVTGVEDETWGQVPCAFVKLKQGAAAAEDELKQFCRSRLAKYKVPARIYFVPALPRNAAQKLLRRELKTLIPEAEQRASRR; encoded by the coding sequence ATGACGGTCATGCCGAACTGGCTGAAGCAGCGGGCGTTTTTGACCCCGGAGCGGACGGCCATCAGTGACGGAAAGCGGACGAAAACGTTCGCCGAACTGTATGAAGCCGCTGCGAGCTGGGCGCGCCGCCTCGCCGGGGCGGGCGTCAAAGAAGGCGACATTGTCGCGGTGCTGATGAAAAACAGCGTAGAGATGATTGAGATCGTCCATGCGTTGTTTCTCCTCGGCGCCCGCGCGTTGCTGCAAAACGCGCGCCTTACGCCATATGAGCTTTGTTGGCAGCTCGATGACAGCGGGGCGCGCGTCGTGATTGCCGACGACGATCTGGCCGGCCGCTTCGGCGGCGACGGGCGGGTCATTACAGTGAGCGCGCTCACTGCGTTTGCCGAAGCGGACGCTTTGCTCAAAGAAACGCACCATTTGGACGAGACGGCAACGATTATGTACACATCGGGGACGACCGGCACCCCGAAAGGCGTGCTGCAAACATACGGCAACCACTGGTGGAGCGCTGTCGGCTCGGCGCTCAACTTAGGGTTGCACGAGCGCGACTGCTGGCTGGCGTCCGTGCCGCTGTTTCATATTAGCGGGTGGTCGATCGCCATGCGCAGCGTCATTTACGGCATGCCGATGCAGCTGCAGACGTCGTTTGATGCCAAAGCAGCCAACACCTTGATCATGGACGGCAAGGTGACCGTCATGTCGGTGGTGGCCGCCATGCTGCAGCGGATGGTGTCCGAACTAGGCGCAGCGCGCTACCCGGATACGTTCCGCTGCATGCTGCTAGGCGGCGGGCCGGCGCCGCAGCCGCTGCTGGAAGCGTGCAAAGAAAAAGGCATTCCGGTATACCAAACGTACGGAATGACGGAAACGGCGTCGCAAATTGTCACCTTGGCGCCGGAATACAGCTTGACCAAGCTCGGCTCAGCCGGCAAGCCGCTTTTTCCGGCTGAGTTGCGCATCGTGCGCGACGGGAAGCCGGCCGCGCCGTATGAAGCCGGGGAAATTGTCGTGAAAGGGCCGAACGTGACAAAAGGGTATTTGCATCGCCCGGAGGCGACCGCACAGGCGATCCGCGACGGCTGGTTTTATACGGGAGATATCGGTTATGTCGATGAAGAAGGATTTTTGTACGTACTTGACCGCCGTTCTGATCTCATCATCTCCGGCGGCGAAAACGTCTATCCGGCCGAAATCGAAGCCGTGCTCCTTGCGCACCCGGATGTCGAAGAAGCCGGGGTGACCGGCGTAGAAGATGAAACGTGGGGGCAAGTGCCGTGCGCGTTTGTGAAATTAAAGCAAGGAGCGGCGGCCGCTGAGGACGAACTGAAGCAATTTTGCCGCAGCCGATTAGCCAAATACAAAGTGCCGGCGCGCATTTATTTCGTTCCTGCGCTGCCGCGCAATGCAGCGCAAAAACTGCTGCGCCGTGAGCTGAAAACGCTCATTCCGGAAGCAGAACAGCGAGCGTCCCGCCGATAA
- a CDS encoding DUF1540 domain-containing protein: protein MAKDVLCEVRNCHYWAEGNRCSADAIYVVSHTGKMASDSTETDCKTFVPSDEA from the coding sequence ATGGCGAAAGACGTTCTTTGCGAAGTCCGCAACTGCCATTACTGGGCGGAAGGAAATCGCTGCAGCGCTGATGCGATTTACGTCGTCAGCCACACAGGAAAAATGGCGTCCGATTCGACGGAAACGGATTGCAAAACGTTTGTTCCTTCTGATGAAGCATAA
- a CDS encoding DUF2325 domain-containing protein, translated as MASLLVVGADHLGNITDKLADSGFREIIHVNGRKVNMVKRDIPEHVDAVLVMIDYINHNLAKKVKEKAKSKDKPIYFVKRSWSSICAVLEQLEQHA; from the coding sequence ATGGCCTCATTGCTTGTTGTTGGTGCGGATCATTTAGGCAACATTACCGATAAATTAGCGGATTCCGGTTTCCGGGAAATCATTCATGTCAATGGCCGAAAAGTGAATATGGTCAAGCGCGATATCCCGGAACATGTGGATGCCGTATTAGTGATGATCGATTACATTAACCATAACTTAGCCAAAAAAGTGAAAGAAAAGGCGAAAAGCAAAGACAAGCCCATTTACTTTGTCAAGCGGTCGTGGAGTTCGATTTGTGCTGTGCTGGAGCAGCTGGAACAACATGCATAA
- a CDS encoding S1C family serine protease has protein sequence MRKRAMITIPISIIFAVCIAASFFLMNIKPDTSHISKAQKLAEYTKPAVVRIVDYAIVEWEFVNDDPDVDAYLQQLDYRTMIGASGSGAIISPNGYIVTNAHVVEYSKAEEIDIANAAFEQLAAGLAEYFGVDFDLAYDYMIEYTFYTKVTRGLKVILPGGDVLDGEVKSYGAPVNQGKDVAVLKIEGKNLPTLPLGNSDTVQNQDDIWVIGYPAAAESDYLSPDSSLVSSMNAGHVSATSKKTEQGSPVIQIDAAATHGNSGGPVINERGEIIGLLTFRGDTVNGQEVQGFNFAVPVNTVKEFVKQAGADHGQGSVDTLFRKGLTLYWGGYYKDALTKFEAVERLYPGHSEIKRFITDSQQKSEQSKILWSNYKTAFFIFDGVALLLIIGLLVFTFVLKPKQQSKAASTNGPPAVSADLNGDGQVDLQDVLLALQKRQQQADDSEKKDPQ, from the coding sequence TTGCGCAAACGAGCGATGATCACGATCCCGATCAGCATCATTTTCGCCGTATGCATCGCTGCCTCCTTCTTTCTCATGAACATCAAACCGGATACGTCCCACATCTCAAAAGCGCAGAAACTGGCCGAGTATACAAAGCCAGCCGTCGTCCGCATTGTCGATTATGCGATCGTGGAATGGGAGTTTGTCAACGATGATCCCGATGTCGATGCGTACCTCCAGCAGCTTGATTACCGGACGATGATTGGCGCATCCGGCTCAGGGGCCATCATCAGTCCCAACGGCTATATTGTCACGAACGCCCATGTCGTCGAGTATTCGAAGGCAGAAGAAATAGACATCGCCAATGCCGCTTTTGAGCAATTAGCAGCCGGGTTGGCCGAATATTTTGGCGTTGATTTTGACCTCGCCTATGATTATATGATCGAGTATACGTTCTACACAAAAGTAACCCGCGGCCTAAAAGTGATTTTGCCCGGCGGGGATGTGCTTGACGGGGAAGTGAAAAGCTACGGGGCGCCAGTCAATCAAGGGAAAGACGTTGCCGTTTTAAAAATCGAAGGCAAAAACTTGCCGACGCTGCCGCTCGGCAATTCGGACACCGTCCAAAACCAAGACGACATTTGGGTCATCGGCTATCCTGCCGCTGCTGAATCTGACTACCTTTCTCCCGACTCCTCTTTAGTCTCTTCGATGAACGCCGGCCATGTTTCCGCCACTTCGAAAAAGACAGAACAAGGAAGCCCGGTCATCCAAATTGACGCCGCCGCCACCCATGGCAACAGCGGAGGACCTGTCATTAACGAACGCGGGGAAATTATCGGCTTGCTCACCTTCCGCGGCGACACCGTCAACGGCCAAGAAGTGCAAGGATTTAATTTTGCCGTCCCGGTCAATACCGTGAAGGAATTTGTCAAACAGGCGGGCGCCGATCACGGGCAAGGCAGCGTTGACACCCTCTTCCGCAAAGGGTTGACGCTGTATTGGGGCGGTTACTACAAGGACGCCTTGACCAAATTTGAAGCGGTGGAACGCCTCTATCCCGGCCATTCGGAAATTAAACGGTTCATTACCGACAGCCAACAAAAAAGCGAGCAAAGCAAAATTCTTTGGTCAAACTACAAAACCGCCTTCTTTATTTTCGATGGCGTCGCCCTGCTGCTCATCATCGGACTGCTCGTGTTCACCTTCGTGTTGAAGCCAAAACAGCAAAGCAAGGCGGCTTCAACCAATGGCCCGCCTGCAGTCTCCGCCGATCTGAACGGTGACGGCCAAGTGGATCTCCAGGACGTGTTGCTGGCCTTGCAAAAGCGGCAACAACAAGCAGATGACAGCGAGAAAAAAGATCCCCAATAG
- a CDS encoding metal ABC transporter substrate-binding protein, giving the protein MRTKSWIVCVFLALFSLLYGCQSNQNPNETQTAKETLTIYTTVYPLEDFTKKIGGDAVEVRSVYPPGAEAHTFEPTTKTIQQIAEADAFIYIGQGMEPFAEKLKETLKKEPVRFLAAADGIDLLESSHEEHGEEHGEEHGEEHGEEHGEEHGEEHEHNAEEGSGEEHNHGDKDPHVWLDPLRSITIAEQIRDLLIELKPEQKEMFTKNFNTLKAKLEALDQKFQQTVQSAQNKDILVAHAAYGYWEERYGLRQRSVSGLSPTNEPSQKELAALIDWAKRHHIRYVLFERNIPAKTAEMVQHEIGAKALYLHNLETLTDEDRNQHRDYFDLMEENIETIQQALR; this is encoded by the coding sequence ATGAGAACGAAATCATGGATTGTATGCGTATTTCTCGCTTTATTCAGCCTGCTATACGGCTGCCAAAGCAACCAAAACCCTAACGAGACGCAAACCGCGAAAGAAACGTTAACGATTTATACAACGGTCTACCCGCTTGAAGATTTCACGAAAAAAATCGGCGGCGATGCCGTTGAGGTTCGTAGCGTTTATCCGCCGGGAGCGGAAGCCCATACGTTCGAACCGACAACGAAAACGATTCAACAGATCGCCGAGGCGGACGCCTTCATTTACATCGGCCAAGGCATGGAACCGTTCGCTGAAAAGCTAAAAGAAACGTTAAAAAAGGAACCCGTTCGCTTTCTCGCTGCTGCCGACGGCATCGACCTCCTTGAATCGTCCCATGAAGAACATGGAGAAGAACATGGAGAAGAACATGGAGAGGAACATGGAGAGGAACATGGAGAGGAACATGGAGAGGAACATGAACATAACGCCGAAGAAGGCAGCGGAGAGGAACACAATCATGGTGACAAAGACCCTCACGTCTGGCTTGACCCGCTCCGTTCGATCACGATCGCCGAACAGATTCGCGACCTGCTGATCGAGCTCAAACCAGAGCAAAAAGAAATGTTTACGAAAAACTTTAACACCTTAAAAGCAAAACTAGAAGCGCTCGATCAAAAATTCCAACAAACCGTTCAATCGGCGCAGAACAAAGACATTCTCGTCGCCCATGCCGCCTACGGCTATTGGGAGGAACGCTATGGACTCCGCCAGCGGAGCGTATCCGGCCTGTCGCCGACAAACGAACCATCGCAAAAAGAGCTTGCCGCACTCATCGATTGGGCAAAACGCCATCACATTCGCTATGTTCTTTTTGAGCGCAACATCCCAGCCAAAACTGCGGAAATGGTTCAGCATGAAATCGGCGCCAAGGCGCTCTATTTGCACAACCTTGAAACGCTGACTGACGAAGACAGGAATCAACACCGTGATTACTTCGACTTGATGGAAGAAAATATTGAAACGATTCAACAGGCTCTCCGTTAG